GCATCTTATTGAATATTCTCCACAGCCCTAGAAGGCAAGTTTTATCCCCAACTCACTGATGCCAAGAGTTTCCCTTACAACAATGGATCTGTAATAACTGCCAAGTTGATTCTTGCACCTTTGAGTCCCAGAGGTAATGTGACTTTTACTCAGTTCACATCCTAGCAACACAAATTTTATGTGTCTCTACTGCCTCAGAAGGCACTTCACTGAATAGTACTTGATTGCTTGGTATTGCTTTcctattttttatctttcattattgCTATGATAAAAAGTAAGCTGTGTGTTTTTTAAGAGAATATAAACAGatgaacaaaaaacagaaaaaaaatcacccacaGATAACCGCTATTGATTTTTTAGTAGatagttttcagtttttcttgtaCATGGATCACTAGTAAAGTATCTTTGTAGTTTTACAAAAATGGACTGATGCCATATATATGGTTCTgaaaactatttttgtttttaattttacaatgCACCATAAACATTTTTCCATGCAATGGATGAAAATCTGCTACTGAAACATAGAGGGCTGCAGTTGAATAAAGAGAGCGACACCTAAAGTATAGGATTAGCATTTAAGGTTAATAAAGCACAAGGCCTGGTAAATGCCTGCCAGAGGCACTACACAAAAGGAATGTCTTCAAAGCCCCTTTGCGGGGCCCTGCAGCCACCCCTGAGTTCCCTTGGGCCCCTTGGGTGGAAGGGGTCCTGTAAACTTTTTTGCATCCACATAAACCCCCCCAGTTTCTGTCTGGTTTTCTTCACCTCATCCTCTACCCTGGCCATCTCATCAAATTCTCTTATCATCTCTTCATTGCTCAAATGCATATCATGTATGGCCTCCTTGTATTCCTTGAGACACTGAGCCAGCCCCTTGTTGGTTTTTCTTTTGGCCTTCCTGGGTACATCCTCCCCAGCGGGGCGCTTTCTGCCAGCCCTCGGTTCCCTTGGTTCGCTGGCTGGCTTGTCTTCTTTTGGCTTCCCCTCGCTCTCTGGCTTCCCCTCGCTCTCTGGCTTCCCCTCGCtctctgcttttgtttctcttgcttcttcctcaCTCACTGGCTTCCCCTCGCTCTCTGGCTTCCCCTcgctctctgcttttctttcttgcgCTTGTTCCTCACTCTCTGGCTTTTCTTGGCTCTCTGGGGCTCCTTCTTTTGGCTTGGTCTCACTCTCTGGCCTTTCCGCAACTGTTAATACTTCCTCATCTGTCTTTCCCTTGGGATCTGTCCATCCCTGGTTTTCTAAGTTTTCCTCATCTTCCCTAGTACAAGCTGCTCCTGGTTTTCCTGCATCCAGTGGCTGTTCTTTGTTTTCCATCTTGCCCTGGTTCTCAGGCTTCGCTTCATTTTCACTGCAGAGTTTTTCCATGTTGAGCGTCCCCTCCTTTTCCTGTCCTGGGAGTGGGGCGGGGGAAGAGAAGACAAAGAGGAGACAAGAGAGACTGAGGTTTGGGGGGAAATGCAGGTCCGGACAGTAGTAGTCATTCCTTGCCCTTTGTCAGGGATCTCCTGACCTGGTCTGGCCCTCCGAGAGTGCCTTTTGCCCACCCTTTACCCCACCATTCCTCGTGCACACGTGAGACAACACTTCCCTGGCAGGCCCTGCCATTTTTCCCTATGCTTGCTCAGCGCGGCAGTGTGTAAATGTGTTGGGCAGTGGGGCCCCCAATTCTTCGCGGGCGGTCCCTCCACactccccacccctctgggtcccTGTCCAGTGCCCTCTTCCTTCACTGACCTGCGGGGATTCTGGACAGGTTCCTCCTCTTTCTATAGCCCAGTAGAGCGCTGGGAACAACAGACACGTAGACCTGCAGACAGACAGGAGACCGGGGATGGGCACCGGTGGATGCACAGGGACTCGGGCCCCTTTCCAGAATCTCTGCCCTCCTCACCCACcatttccctcccccaccccctcctccgcCCCCTGCACCCCAGCCGCCATTTCTTTTCACGCCTCGGGCGCCAGACCACGATGTTTTCCAAACTAATTTTGGATCTCTGCGTCCTTCTCTCCCAAAGGCAACTCGCCTCCCCACCCTTGAGGTCAACTTTCTACTCTACGCACAGAGTGGCAGAGGGGATTTATTTCCACTGCCTCACTGCTGGGGCGCCCCCTAGCTCACAATCTCCGGCTCCAAAATGGACGGAGGGCAGAGAAAAGGATGTTTAGAGAAAGGGGAATGGGTACTTGGGGTGTCCGCCTTCCCCTCCCTCCGCCCAACGGCCGTTTGCTCCCCCTTAGCCGTTTTCCCTCCGCCATCTCTAGCTACAGTCTGGCCAGCTCCCCTCGACCAGAACCCCATCCCCAACCTTTCTCCTTTCCGCGCCCGTTCCTCCTCCCCCATTCCGGTGTCCCACAGGCAGCGACGAGGACCCTCACACTGACCTGAAAGAACCAGGAGCAACAACTAGGGGCTCGCAGACGGCTCCGGGTCCGACAACACCGAGGGAGGGCCACTACCCGGACCGGTGCCCACTTCTGGGCCCAGCGGTCACGTGAGCGTCGCGTCACCCGAGCTCCGCCCCCGCACCCCGCCCACCAGCCGGCGTCTGCTAACCGCCCACCGCCTCCCTCGGGCAGGTGcctcttaacctctctgggcccttTTGTCCCTTTCCTCTTCTTGAGAAGTTGGTCAAAGAATTTTAGTGAAAACCACAGAGGTGGGGActtacctggcagtccagtggttagcactccgcgcttccactgcagggggcacgggttctgTCCgcggtgggagaactaagatcctacacgcTGCCTGGCgccaccaaaacaaaacaacctcggaggcttttttttttttttttaatgggttggGCAGTCTGGGGGAGGAGTCTAACTTTGCTCTTAAATTCCATTGAAAGAACGTAGACGTATAAATGAAATGCTATGACTGTGAACTTTAATATTGTACAAAGAGTAGAATATTGcacttttaggaaaaaatgttACCGTCAAAGTGAAATTGTCCCTTTGTCCTGGTATGCAAAACATAAGTTTTctaatgaattaaatatttagatctgaaaatgattttatatttgaaacaaaatgaaagaatgatttttatttttaagtgagagACTGAATACAGAACGGACAATGACCAGATGACAATAGAATTGTAACCCACAACCTCTGTAGCAAGCAGCCCCACAAGCCAAACCACAGCCTCTACAGCAATCTTCTGGACTTGATCAATGACTACCAGCCTTCCTATTTTTGCCCTGCCACTAACTACAGAAATCTAAATATGCTCCCCAAACCAATCACATAAAATACCTCTGGCTCACCAGCGTTTCACTGCCAACAACTTCCAATCAGAGAAAATATGGTCTTCTTTTTTTCACTCTAAAGTTTTCCCATTGCTCTGCCTGTTTAAGTCTCTGCCAAACACAAGTTAGGGTGGCTAACTCCCTTGTTATAACAAGCTCTGAATAACTAGCTTCTGCTTCTGCATAAGCTTTTCGTAGAAgatctttaaaaacataataacTGAAAGTTGAACAATTAAGAACTTGACTGATGGATTTGATTACATGAAAACGTAAGAGACGGGGGACACATGCATTTCTCcctgctcttttttttaaatttattttttattgaagtatagttgcatTAAAACGTTGTGTTAATTGttgctgtacaccaaagtgaCTCACTTACGTATACATACacattcttcttcatattcttttccattatggtttatcacagggtattgaatatagttccctgtgctatacagtagcaccTTGTTTATCCAGTCTATATATAtcagtttgcatctactaaccccaaactcctgctGCTAtcctctcccacttccctcccaccccgACCCCTCCCTGCTCTTGTAGAGTGTACTGGTAAAAATTTTCTGCAGGGCAATTTtgtaaattgtttaaaaataaaaatatttgatattttggtTCAGCAATTCCAACTCAAATATTTACCCATGGAGATAATAAAACGCTAAAATAGAATCTTgtgttttaatatgtttttaaattcccATACCAATTATTTATTATGCATTTGTCCTATGCTGGAATTGGGGCTACAGTAGGGATTCTGTAGGCTTTGTTTACAATGGGAAAAAAGGGAACATCACAATTGTCCATCAGTACAGATAtagttgcctatcccttctccagggatcttccccacccaggaatcaaaccagggttacATAAGCTTCTTGGTATATTTGTTTACTCTGGTTATCTTTGGACATTTGGTTAGAAAAAGAATCCTTTTATGTTGGGTGCTCAAAATgcagtaaaaataattatttactatCCATAACCTGAAGTTACTGTGGATGGTGTGACCCAAAGGATAACCACAGGATGTGGTATTGACCTGTGGAGCAGCAGTCTCCAGCCTTTTTGGCAACAGGGAttggttttgtggaagataatttttccatggaccctGACTggagatggtttggggatgaatCTCATAAGGAGGGCACAACCTAGATCCCTCTCATGcacagttcacagtagggtttGCGCCCCTGTGAGAATCTACAGCCACCACTGACCTAACTGGAGGTGGAACTCGGGTGGTAAGGGCTCATTCCTAACAGAGGGTTGGGGACCCTTGCTCTAGAGAATACcacctatgtgccaggcactgtgcttgttACCTTATGTTATCTGGTGTGGATTTCATTTATACTTGATGGAAAAATTCATACTTCAGTGAAGCAGAATGATTTATAAAGCTACAAGCTTAACTCACTGTAGTACTGAAATAAAGATAGTAAGAGGAATAAAACATCTCCAAGTATAAAGTTTTTAGTATAAGATAAAGAAGCATTTCTATTCAGTAGTAAGGTATAGGTAATTATGGAAAGTAAATTTGtatgattatttaaatatttaaagaaaatgaagagccTGATTTTCTGACAAACACGCAAATTCTTTTCAGAGTAGGCaagaacaataaaatgaaaagtttctagattggaagggaagaagtaaaaactATCTCTATTTACAAATTATATGATCACACatatggaaaatcccaaggaattcGCTAAAGAACTATGAGAATGAAAGAGTTCAGCAATGTGGCAGAAATATAAGatcaataaacaaaaattgaGTGTGTTTCTATATGCTAGCAATGAATAattcaaagaggaaagaaaagtagcatttccatttaaaatatcatcaaaaagaataaaatacttagagatAAATTTTGAAAGTCCAAGAattgtatactgaaaactataaaacattgttgaacaaaattaaaaaatacgaaaataaatggaaagatatcctatgTTTCATAGACTGGTAGACTTCATATCATTGAGTTGGGCGATATTTCCTAAATTGATCTGCAGACTCAACACAACCTCTATCAAAATCTCAGATGGTTTCTCTGCAGATTTTGACAAGCTGATCCCAAAATTCATACAGAAATGCAATGAACTCAGAATAGacaaaaataatcttgaaagaGAAGGATAAAGTTTGAGGTCTCACACTTTCAGATTTCAAAACTTACCATAGATCTACAggaatcaagacagtgtggcacTGGCAGAAGGACATACAGACCAACAGAACTGAGAATACAGAAATAAAGCCTCAGATTTATAATCAATTGGTTTTCAACCAGAATGCCAAGAAAATTTAGTGCTTAAAGAAgagtctttttaacaaatgatgtGAGACAACTAGATATCCAGATGCAAAAAATGAATTTGGACTCCCACACAACACCATATACAGAACTTAAATGAAGTCctaaatataaaagctaaaactattaaactcttagGAGAAAATGAAGGTGTAATTCTTCATGATCTTGGATTAAGCAATGATTTCTTCACTATGACATTAAAAGTTCaagcaataaaagaaatatagaaaaatggggCATCACCaaaatggaaaacttttaaatttaaacaacacaattaataaagtgaaaacacaacccacagaagagaaaatttttgaaagtaATATGCCTGATAAGGGACTTACATCTAGAATATACAAAAAGAACTTACAATGCAATTAAAAATAGgcaaggaattccctggttgtccagtagtTAGTACTGtgtgcactttcactgccaaggccatggattcagtccctggttggaacTTAGATCCCATAAGCCTCATGGtgcaatgaataaatgaatgaataaaaatggttaaagatctgaatagatatttcagCAAAGAAAATGTATAGAAAACCAATAAGCATGATGTTCAACATTATCAGATGCCAGGgtaaggcaaatcaaaaccacaatgagataccacttcatatccACTAGTAGTGATATAATAAAAAGGCAGATAATAACAAGCATTTGCAAATacgtggagaaattagaaccatCACGAAATGATGGTGGGAATGGGAAATGATGTACCACTGTAGAAAACAGGCtgtctggcagtttctcaaaatgttaaacattaaCTTATCATATGATTTGACAATTCTACTTCTAGATCcaagataaatggaaaaatatcacACAAAAACTTATATACAAATGTCCTTGGCAGCATTACtcataataattaaaaagtgGAAATATCCCTAATGTTCATGAtctgatgaatggattaaaaaaatgtggTATAATAATGGAATGCTATTTTTCagtaaaaatggaataaagagCTGATACAtactaacaggcacatgaaaaaatacttactctcactaatcatcagagaattacaagtcaaaacaacaatgaggtatcatctcacctgtcagaatggctattattaaaaagacaacaaataacaagtgttggcgagggtgtgaagaaaagggagccctcatgcactgttggtggggatgtaaattggtgcagccactatgaaaagggcttcccaggtggctcagtggtaaataatttgcctgccaatgcaagagatgcagatgtggattcagtctctgggtcaggaagatcccgtgaaggaggaaatggcaaccccctccagtactcttgcctgggaaatcccatggacagaggagcctggtgggctacagtccctgaggtctcaaagagtcagacacagctgagcatgcatccactgtggaaaacactatagagattcctcaaaaaattaaaaatagaactaccatatgatccagcaattccacttctgggtatttatctgaagaaaacaaaaacatcaattagaaaaaatatatgcacccatatgttcattgcaacattctTTACAATAGGCAAGATAGGGAGGCAACCAAAgtgcccatcaatggatgaatggatgaagatgtgatatttaatggaatattagccataaaaagaatgaattcttACCATTTATAGCAACATGATTTGATCTAGATGGTATTATGCTGaattaaataaatcaaagacaaatgctgtatgatttcacttatatgtggaatctaaaaaccaaaacaaatgaataaacataacaaaacagaaacagttacaTACACAGAggacaaacaggtggttgccaaaggagaggggagttgggggaggaaagaaagaagtgagAGAGATAAAGAAGTACAAACTTCATGTTGCAAAATAAATGTCACCAGTATGAAATATGCAGTGTGGAATATAATCAACAACTATGTAATATATTGGTATGGTGACATATTGTGACTTGACTTATTGCAGTggtcattttgaaatgtttagaAAGTCCAAAGCACTATgttgtgtaacaggaactaacttagtgttgtaggtcaattaaacttcaaaaacaaataaagaaaaagagatcagatttgtggttaccagagtggggaagaaaagagaattggatgaaggcagaCAAAAGGTACAACTTTCAATGATAAGATACGtaagctgttgttgtttagtcgctaagtcatgtctgacttttttttttttttgaccccacagactgtaacccaccaggctcctctgtccatgggatttccctggcaagaatactggagtgggttgccatttccttctccaggggatcttcccgacccagggatccaacctgtgcttcttgtctcctgcattggcaggtgaattctttattgagccaccagggaaacccaagataAATAAGTagtagggatgtaatgtacaagaTAATATATTTAACACTGCCATATGTTACACATGAAtaataagagagtaaatcttgaaTTCTcatcacaaattttttttttctatttctttgatcttGTATCTACGTAAGATGATGCATGttatgctaagctgcttcagtcgtgtctgattctgtgcgaccccatggacagcagcccaccaggctcctctgtccacaggattctccaggcaggaatactggagtggattgccatttccttcaacagaggatcttcccttccgacccagggatcgaacccaggtctctttcgttacaggcagattctttaccatctgaaacttatacagtattatatgtcaattatatctcagcaaaactggaagaaaataatagtggAATAACAATAATAAGGAACCTAGCAGCTGAATACTTTCTGaatataaatgattattttaatcttttaatttttggagtAATTTGTTATGCACCAATAGTAACCAGAACAatataaaggatatgaaaatactAGGTTTGATAATAGATAGtgcacaaagcttaaaatatttactatttggtcCTTTACAAAGAAATTTTGTCAACCCAGGTCCTAGACCAAAGGGAATAACTAAACCTCCACTACCACCACAACCATTACTATTAAGATATGATGTTGATTAAATACTAATATTCATGCATTTCAGGGTAAATTTCAGGTaacatttcattcatttaagaGGGTAACTTTAACACAATTTTAATCTTACAAAAAATCATTCCATGTATTTTTGAAATGACTAATTCTTGAGTATTGAAAACCCATGCAGTAAAAGTTGATGGCCTAGTAGGAAGAGCCTAGAATTCAGACttggaacttaaaaaaatatatatatttaacttattttagGCCCAGTTGGTTTGCCCatccatctgtcaaatgggagaATGGATAGCAGTCAAAAGACCGgcggtggacttccctggtggtctaggtgttaagaatccacctgccagtgcagaggatgcaggtttgatccctggtctgggaagatcccacataccttggagcaactaagcctgtggaccacaactactgagcctgcatgtccTTTCCACAGAAAGGGggggccactgcaatgagaagccctcatactgcaactagagagtggtcCCTGCTcgtcacaactggagaaagcatgCTCATAGCAAaagagacccggcacagccaaaaatagataaattattttaaaaacacatatgtaCTCTAGGTGGAAgtataaattgatatagccactttggaaaacaacatCTACTAAGGCTAAACATGCATGTACATTTTGACTCAGCAGTTGCAGTCTTGGTATATTTCCACAGAAATATGTCCTTGTGTCCACcaaaagatatgaagaagacTGATTAGTAAGCTTAAAACTTATAGCAATGCAAATGTCCATCAAGCAAAAAAGAGTGTTATAATCCTATAATGCGTTATAATACAGACATGAAAATAAGCAAACTACAAACACAAACAACATGGGGTAGACATCACAAATATAACACTGATACTTCAATTGTaaatccttctctctctcctgcctACAAAAACACTTATCAGTGGAGTCACAAATGGGGGCAGATTTGTGGTCACAAGAAAGAATTTAGGGAGAGGGAAAAGCAGAAGCAGACCCTGGAACTCAACCTGATGTGTGACATTCCCAGCTGTTGGAGTTTATTAAGGGAAAAACATTATGCATtttatgcttatatattttaatttggatTAATTCCCCAAGTGGAGGCTGAGATGGGTCAAAGAAATTAACACTGTatcagcttttatttatttttattattttatttattatttgttgaatCATGGAgtaagcaaaggaattccagaaaaacatctacttctggttctttgactaccctaaagcctttgactgtgtggatcacaacaaactgtggaaaattcttgaagagatgggaataccagaccacatacctgcctcctgagaaacctgtatttgggtcaagaagcaacagttagaactggacttggaagaacgagctgattccaaattgggaaaggagtacaacaaggctgtgtattgtcatcctgcttatttaaattctatgcagagaacatcacatggaatgccaggctggatgaagcacaagctagaatcaagattgccgggagaaataccaataacctcaaatatgcagatgataccactctaatggcagaaagttaagaactaaagagccttttgatgaaggcgaaagtggagagtgaacagcttgctcaaaactcaacattcaaaaagctaagatcatggcatccagtcccatcacttcatggcaaatagatgggggaaaagtggaaacagtggcagattttattttcttgggctccaaaatcactgcagatggtgactgcagccatgaaatttaaagatgcttgctccttagaagggaAGTTAaggcaaatctagacagcatattaaaaagcacagacatcactttgccgacaaaggtccatatagtcagatcTATGGTAGACTAcatcagtagtcatgtacagatgtgaaagttggaccataaagaaggctgaacaccgaagaattgacgctttcaaattgtggtgcttgagaagactcttgagagtcccttggactgcaaggagatcaaaccagtaaaccctaaaggaaaccaaccctgaatattcattggaaggactgttgctgaagctgaaggtccaatactttggccacctgatatggagggttgactcattagaaaagaccctgatgctgggaaagattgaaagcaaaaggaaaagggagtgacagaggataagatggttggatggcatcaccaatgcaatggacatgagtttgagcaaactccaggaaatagtggaagacagaggaacctggcatgctgcagtccatggggtcacaaagagtgggaaatgacttagtgactgaacaaatagcttttcttttaaattatttcctgtCAAGCAGATTAATGCAGAGAAACAGTTTCTATAAGCTTCTGATAGGTCCAAACACTCAAAGGCTAATACCATGTCTGATAGACCAGACACTAGAGTGAGATTTGGGAGATCACCTAGGTCCTGGTGTCGGTTCTTACCCagtagctatgtgaccttgggtaacGCCCTTTACCTCTCTGTGAAGATCCCATCTGGGAAAAGACATTGTGTTCCTAAATGGGATAGAATTCACTATGCCAGTCAAATTATTTTAGCAAGAGCAATAACTATGAGTCTTATGATTTCTTACAACAAAATTCCCAGTAGTGTATGACAAAATAGCTGGTCAAACATCATGTCTTCCCACAGTTATATGGTCCCCACCTAACTCCAGTTCCCAAGAGCTGACATTTTTCACACTTACCTCTGTGTAAGGAACATTTTTAAGGAAGACTTAGTTACATCATAGACAGGTTTCCAGATTTCAGAAGAATTCTAGGGCACCAGCAGAGGTGGTGAGCAGCAGGACTGGCCGAGTCACAACCCCTAGAGGGACGCTAGGCAGCATGGCAAGGGCTGGATTGACAACCTGCTAGAGGGGATTATAGAGCTTCATGCTCCGCTCATGCTCACCAATAATCCTAGATTGCTTTTAAAGTCCTTCTTATTAAGAAGAAAGCATAAATGTCCACTTTTTCAAGCTTTCTTCCCCTCCACCCAACACTCATTTCATCTTCTTATTCAGGAGTGACTGGTCATGATCAAAAAGGAGGAGGCCGATGATAGGTTAGGAATCAGGGCCAACCCCATCTTACTGGTCTCTGTCTTCGGATGAGGTTTTCATCCTGTCGAGTTAatattttgggttttattttgtcAGGTATACATGCTGggtgatgaaaaaaataaaataactttaatatTCAGATAGCTTGACAAAAAAGATGGTGGGGGAGAGTCATATTTCTCTTGCTCTATTACCacctattaatataattaataccattatattaatataatcaagAGGCAGGTCCTTCACTGGCTGAGCTAGTGGAGAATGGGACATGAACTACTCTCACTGGATGCTCTCATTCTCAGAATGACACATAATTGCAGATCATTAaggcttatatttttaaaaatgaaagattataggccagaaaagaacaaaaacaaatctgAATGAAATATAATTTCAGAATCTTGGAGACTTGacaaagatattattttttgaaaatttgatttgtctctttctgggcattttgttgctgttatttattaaaatgaattcaaaagAAGTTTAtggcatttttattctgttaacaCTGTTTCTCCCTGATTCACACTTGCAATATGTTATTTACTGTAGTTGCAGCTGGTGGctgagggtaaagcatctgcctgcaatgcgggaaacctgggttcaatccctgagtcaggaagatcccctggagaaggaaatggcaaccctctccagtactcttgcctggaaaattccatgggcggaggagcctggtaggctacagtcaatgggatcacaaagagtcatacatgactgagcaacttcacttcccttATTTAGCCTTTTCCAAAAACACAGCATCAGAGCATGACTTTTCCTCATTTGCCCATCAGGTTAAAAGTCAGATGTACTTATTATCCCCTCCCCTTCAGTCTTTAACATCAAGCCAGGTTTGTCTCTCTATTCACCAGATTCACCTGTTTCAATCAACCCTGCACTCTCAACTGAATTATCGGgcatttaaatgttattttattaatgCTTCTGTTTATTTCCTGAATTTACAAGTGCAAaacagccaaaacataaaactgtcCTAATGGATTTGATATATCAAAATGCATTCTAACACAATATGTATGAGACCAATGTGCTACAATAACTTTAGTGAAAACATCTATATGGCATAGTgacaaatattggctcaacaacaATTAGCATGATACAAAGTGacttagtgaattttttttttttaaaatatccatagCTCTTTCCCTGACACACAGCTCTGAAAAGAACCTTCATTTTCCCAAATTTATTTTGATGTGTAGGTCAGTCACATGGCATCCCACCCTGCCAGGTGGATTTACTTGTTGCTGAGTTTGCGATAGTTTGTCTAGGTCTTTGCAGTAAAATCCTTTTTTCAAGTCCTTTAA
The nucleotide sequence above comes from Capricornis sumatraensis isolate serow.1 chromosome X, serow.2, whole genome shotgun sequence. Encoded proteins:
- the TCEAL4 gene encoding transcription elongation factor A protein-like 4 → MEKLCSENEAKPENQGKMENKEQPLDAGKPGAACTREDEENLENQGWTDPKGKTDEEVLTVAERPESETKPKEGAPESQEKPESEEQAQERKAESEGKPESEGKPVSEEEARETKAESEGKPESEGKPESEGKPKEDKPASEPREPRAGRKRPAGEDVPRKAKRKTNKGLAQCLKEYKEAIHDMHLSNEEMIREFDEMARVEDEVKKTRQKLGGFMWMQKSLQDPFHPRGPRELRGGCRAPQRGFEDIPFV